The following proteins are co-located in the Flammeovirga kamogawensis genome:
- a CDS encoding mechanosensitive ion channel family protein: MEELTNNSFIDTVIRIFTYQFHIGEKVFTPLSILGLFLMFISVFVFAKKMRDFLVNSILPKYGLDESVSYNIGTIFRYSFIVIGSTIVFQSSGLDLSSLQVLIGALGVGIGFGLQTIADNFISGIIILFDQPIKVGDMIEVDEVSGKVVEISARSSTILTNDNITIIVPNSQFISNKVINWSHNEKLVRLKIPIGVSYNEDPKEVRRITLDVVNHIDGILGSPAPDLIFTEWGDNSINFTLNIWTVKYYSRPGTLKSMILYELFERFNKEGISIPFPQRDLNMGTGWDMLKP; this comes from the coding sequence ATGGAAGAATTAACTAATAATAGTTTTATTGACACTGTCATAAGAATTTTTACATATCAATTTCATATTGGAGAAAAAGTATTTACACCACTTTCTATTCTTGGCTTGTTCTTGATGTTTATATCTGTTTTTGTTTTTGCAAAAAAAATGAGAGACTTTTTGGTAAACAGTATTTTACCAAAATATGGTTTAGATGAATCTGTTAGTTATAATATCGGAACTATTTTTAGATACTCATTTATAGTTATCGGTAGTACTATTGTATTTCAGTCTTCAGGCTTAGACCTGAGTTCTTTACAGGTATTGATAGGTGCTTTAGGTGTTGGAATTGGTTTTGGTTTACAAACAATTGCAGATAATTTTATTTCAGGTATTATCATTTTATTTGATCAACCGATAAAAGTAGGAGATATGATTGAAGTAGATGAGGTTAGTGGTAAAGTAGTAGAGATTTCAGCAAGATCATCTACCATACTCACAAATGATAATATCACTATTATTGTTCCTAATTCTCAATTTATTTCGAATAAAGTAATCAATTGGAGTCATAACGAAAAGTTAGTGAGACTTAAAATTCCTATTGGTGTATCTTATAACGAAGACCCAAAAGAAGTAAGGAGAATTACTCTTGACGTAGTTAACCATATTGATGGTATTTTAGGAAGTCCAGCACCAGATTTAATCTTTACAGAATGGGGAGATAATTCTATAAATTTCACTTTAAATATTTGGACTGTAAAATATTATTCTCGTCCTGGCACTTTAAAAAGTATGATTTTGTACGAGTTATTTGAACGCTTTAATAAAGAAGGTATATCGATCCCATTCCCACAAAGAGACCTTAATATGGGAACAGGATGGGATATGCTAAAGCCTTAA
- a CDS encoding spondin domain-containing protein — MNKSTLSFLLATFLINLISCSTNDEPTLTTPPNDNITYLVTFNGEWTSASHPIDYPENSHFSGVIGMNHIENSSLFENGDLASEGIKVMAETGGKDPLIDEIKGMIDNNLANHLISEGGLSSGNSSIQFTITVEKDYPFVSLVSMIAPSPDWYVAVEGVNLLKDNEWIERLDVTPVHYDAGTDSGSTFKSPNSPTTPTNVISVITNAPLGNGTEVTSPVATFTFEKQ, encoded by the coding sequence ATGAATAAATCTACTTTATCTTTTCTATTAGCTACTTTCCTGATAAACCTAATATCTTGTTCTACTAACGATGAGCCCACTCTTACTACTCCACCTAATGATAACATAACATATCTTGTTACGTTTAATGGAGAATGGACAAGTGCAAGCCATCCCATTGATTATCCAGAAAATAGTCATTTTTCTGGGGTGATAGGTATGAATCATATCGAGAATTCATCTCTCTTTGAAAATGGAGATTTAGCATCTGAAGGAATCAAAGTAATGGCAGAAACGGGAGGTAAAGACCCTCTAATTGATGAGATTAAAGGAATGATAGATAACAATCTTGCTAATCATCTAATTAGTGAAGGTGGTCTTTCTTCTGGAAATTCTTCTATTCAATTTACAATCACAGTAGAAAAGGATTACCCATTCGTTAGCCTTGTCTCTATGATTGCTCCTAGTCCTGATTGGTATGTAGCGGTTGAAGGAGTCAACTTATTAAAGGATAATGAATGGATAGAAAGACTTGATGTTACTCCTGTTCATTATGATGCAGGAACAGATAGTGGTTCTACATTTAAATCTCCTAATTCTCCTACTACACCAACAAACGTAATTTCAGTAATTACTAATGCACCTCTAGGAAATGGTACCGAAGTCACATCTCCTGTTGCTACATTTACGTTCGAAAAACAATAA
- the cobC gene encoding alpha-ribazole phosphatase family protein gives MSMTIYLVRHTTPDVDASKILYGQTDLDIVESFQEEVNAIKKRTNNTVFNTIYYSPLLRCEKLALSLTGDLKLPDSRLKEIFYGDWEMNKFSELRNNIKEWVKVFDHKPAPNGESLMDVQTRVRSFWQDRIEYKEGDQIAIVTHGVVMRIILSHFLEMPLKNIFRFQFDFGKVIKLTMTEEGLVKIHI, from the coding sequence ATGAGTATGACAATCTACCTTGTTCGACATACTACCCCTGATGTTGATGCAAGTAAAATTTTATATGGACAAACTGACTTAGACATTGTTGAAAGCTTTCAAGAAGAAGTCAATGCTATAAAAAAAAGAACAAATAATACTGTATTTAATACTATCTACTACAGTCCCCTTTTACGTTGCGAGAAATTAGCACTATCATTAACAGGTGATCTAAAATTACCAGACTCCAGGTTAAAAGAAATATTTTATGGTGATTGGGAAATGAATAAGTTTTCTGAACTTAGAAATAATATTAAAGAATGGGTCAAAGTCTTTGATCATAAACCTGCACCAAATGGGGAATCTTTAATGGATGTACAAACAAGAGTTCGTTCTTTTTGGCAAGATAGAATTGAATATAAAGAGGGAGATCAAATAGCAATAGTAACTCATGGTGTAGTTATGAGGATTATACTATCTCATTTTTTAGAAATGCCCTTAAAAAATATATTTCGTTTCCAATTTGATTTTGGGAAAGTTATAAAGTTAACAATGACCGAAGAAGGTTTAGTGAAAATTCATATCTAA
- a CDS encoding S41 family peptidase, giving the protein MNKSKKLFLLALVSSLSILFFSFSSEKVSNHYFEIAKNMKIFAQLYQEVNTYYVDDVNPTEMMTTGIEAMLATLDPYTNYIPEDRIEDFRTMTTGEYGGLGVVVGNRDGNITVILPNEGYPAYDAGLQIGDIIEKVDGTDIHDKNTHEISKYLKGQAGSEVVLTIKRYGVDQPFDVNVKREKIQINNVPYYGMVKDDIGLIQLSDFTRNASTEVADAVSELKDRGAKKIILDLRGNPGGLLNEAVNIVNLFVPKGSDVVYTKGRIEDWNKTYKALNAPLDTEIPMAVLINGGSASAAEIVSGSIQDYDRGVLLGSRSFGKGLVQATRPLDYNSRLKVTVAKYYIPSGRCIQAIDYSHRNEDGEAIVVADSLREKFKTANGREVLDGGGVAPDIKVKPFNFAQISVSLILKGLIFDYATKFHHDNKSIVAARDFNLSDAQFDDFVTWLKDKDYGYQTKVEVTMEDLEESAKEDKYYDDIQAEINALKKKIYHNKESDVIKFKSEIRDVLEAEICKRYYLEAGEIESTFTADLDVIEAVNVLNDSERYNKILQGN; this is encoded by the coding sequence ATGAATAAAAGTAAAAAACTTTTTTTATTAGCCTTAGTTAGTTCGCTATCAATTTTGTTCTTCTCATTCTCTAGTGAGAAGGTTAGTAATCATTATTTTGAGATTGCTAAGAACATGAAAATATTTGCTCAACTATATCAAGAGGTAAATACTTATTATGTGGATGATGTAAATCCAACCGAAATGATGACAACTGGTATTGAAGCCATGTTAGCAACATTAGACCCCTACACAAATTATATTCCTGAAGATCGCATTGAAGATTTTAGAACAATGACTACAGGAGAATATGGAGGATTAGGAGTAGTAGTTGGAAACAGAGATGGAAATATTACAGTAATTCTTCCTAACGAAGGATATCCAGCATATGACGCGGGTCTTCAAATTGGAGATATTATTGAAAAAGTTGATGGTACTGACATTCATGATAAAAATACACATGAGATTAGTAAATATCTTAAAGGACAAGCCGGTAGCGAAGTTGTCTTAACTATAAAAAGATATGGGGTAGATCAACCTTTTGATGTAAATGTAAAGCGTGAAAAAATCCAAATTAATAATGTTCCATATTATGGCATGGTTAAAGATGATATCGGATTAATTCAATTATCTGATTTTACACGTAATGCAAGTACAGAAGTGGCTGATGCTGTTTCTGAGTTAAAAGATAGAGGAGCAAAAAAAATCATTTTAGATTTACGTGGTAACCCTGGTGGATTATTAAACGAGGCTGTAAATATTGTAAACTTATTTGTACCTAAAGGTTCTGATGTTGTATATACAAAAGGACGTATTGAAGATTGGAACAAAACATACAAAGCATTAAATGCACCCTTAGATACTGAAATTCCAATGGCAGTATTAATTAATGGTGGTAGTGCATCTGCTGCAGAGATTGTTTCTGGATCAATTCAAGATTATGACAGAGGAGTATTATTAGGTTCTAGATCATTTGGTAAAGGCTTAGTACAAGCTACAAGACCATTAGATTATAATTCAAGATTAAAAGTAACCGTTGCTAAATATTACATTCCAAGTGGACGTTGTATTCAAGCAATTGATTATAGCCATAGAAATGAAGATGGAGAAGCAATAGTTGTAGCAGACTCTTTGAGAGAGAAATTTAAAACAGCAAATGGTAGAGAAGTTTTAGATGGAGGAGGAGTTGCTCCAGATATTAAAGTAAAACCATTCAACTTTGCACAAATATCAGTGAGTTTAATACTTAAAGGTTTAATCTTTGATTATGCTACTAAATTTCACCATGATAATAAGTCTATTGTAGCAGCAAGAGATTTTAATTTATCCGATGCTCAATTTGATGATTTTGTTACTTGGCTTAAAGATAAGGATTATGGTTACCAAACTAAAGTTGAAGTAACAATGGAAGATCTTGAAGAGAGTGCTAAAGAAGATAAATACTACGATGATATTCAAGCAGAAATTAACGCATTGAAAAAGAAGATTTATCATAATAAAGAATCTGATGTTATAAAGTTTAAATCAGAAATTAGAGATGTTTTAGAAGCAGAAATCTGTAAAAGATATTATCTAGAAGCTGGAGAAATAGAATCTACATTTACAGCAGATTTAGATGTTATTGAGGCAGTTAATGTTTTAAACGACTCAGAACGTTATAATAAAATCTTACAGGGTAACTAA
- a CDS encoding DUF5723 family protein: protein MLPTDLFAQMEGSVYSVTGRGGVGTTFVTDYQSIGINPANLGITKNYRDPKFTFGLLETNISFSSEAISTSELLNSITDYKTTRFNTAQKNDAVEKFSDKTTTVDASVMLFGASMKLPKKWGGVAVSIRDNIHTRTTTNEFAAEIMFFGAASSYFPKLKMANGDIIDNPRHTGSGDLTEEQRNQVIGGQFENPDDAKSYSEVLSGTNAKSTWVREYNASWGAQLLETYDLQIYGGIGARYLQGLLILDFEVDNNGTWNSPIFSSSFVNPQDVLSATSLSNTSSNGPLDADNRSMGQKIINPEPAGHGWGLDAGLTFVIKRNFRIGASISNFGKMTWSGDVYSINDGDLASISGQGLDNYNFLINDQSAFQFAGTNSPLDWETKTVDETVDLPTVIRIGASYEFFRLVHVGVDVILPQNDAAGNLENPFYAIGGDFKPFKLFSFSSGLNYGGNNENINVPLGITYFSRKGGYEAGISTHDVLSYFSQNTDGSTISIAGGFLRFKI, encoded by the coding sequence ATGCTACCGACAGACCTTTTTGCTCAAATGGAAGGGAGTGTCTATTCTGTTACTGGTAGAGGGGGCGTTGGAACTACGTTCGTTACGGATTACCAAAGTATTGGTATTAACCCTGCAAACTTAGGTATCACAAAAAATTACAGAGATCCTAAATTTACTTTTGGATTATTAGAGACTAATATTTCTTTCTCATCGGAAGCTATTAGTACAAGTGAACTCTTGAATTCTATTACAGATTATAAAACTACAAGATTTAATACTGCTCAAAAAAATGATGCTGTAGAAAAATTTAGTGATAAAACTACAACAGTAGATGCCAGTGTTATGCTATTTGGCGCTAGCATGAAACTCCCTAAAAAATGGGGTGGTGTTGCTGTTAGTATCAGAGATAATATTCATACACGTACAACTACAAATGAATTCGCTGCAGAAATAATGTTTTTTGGTGCAGCAAGTAGCTATTTTCCAAAATTAAAAATGGCTAATGGTGATATTATCGATAACCCTAGACATACAGGATCAGGCGACTTAACAGAAGAACAACGTAATCAAGTTATTGGAGGTCAGTTTGAAAACCCTGATGATGCAAAATCTTATAGCGAAGTTCTTAGTGGTACAAATGCAAAATCTACTTGGGTAAGAGAATATAATGCTTCTTGGGGTGCACAACTTCTAGAAACATACGATCTACAAATTTATGGGGGTATTGGTGCTAGATATTTACAAGGTTTATTAATTCTTGATTTTGAAGTCGATAACAATGGAACATGGAATAGCCCAATATTTTCATCTTCATTTGTTAATCCACAAGATGTACTTTCTGCTACTAGCTTAAGTAATACATCTTCTAATGGTCCATTAGATGCTGATAACAGATCAATGGGTCAGAAAATTATTAACCCAGAACCTGCTGGACATGGTTGGGGATTAGACGCAGGGTTAACTTTCGTGATTAAAAGAAATTTCAGAATCGGTGCATCAATATCAAATTTTGGTAAAATGACATGGTCTGGAGATGTATACTCTATTAATGATGGAGATTTAGCATCAATAAGTGGACAAGGGTTAGATAATTACAACTTTCTGATTAATGACCAAAGTGCCTTCCAATTTGCAGGTACAAATTCACCATTAGATTGGGAAACAAAAACCGTTGATGAAACTGTTGATTTACCAACGGTTATTCGTATTGGTGCTAGTTATGAATTTTTCCGACTTGTGCATGTTGGTGTTGATGTAATTTTACCTCAGAATGATGCTGCTGGTAATTTAGAAAATCCTTTTTACGCAATTGGTGGAGACTTTAAACCTTTCAAATTGTTCTCTTTCTCTTCTGGTTTAAACTATGGAGGCAACAACGAAAATATCAACGTTCCATTAGGTATTACTTATTTTTCTAGAAAAGGTGGTTACGAAGCAGGTATTTCTACTCATGATGTTCTATCTTATTTTTCTCAAAATACAGACGGTAGTACTATCTCAATTGCAGGAGGATTCTTACGTTTCAAAATATAG
- the uvrA gene encoding excinuclease ABC subunit UvrA gives MRSVDQLNPKEYIIVKGARVNNLKNVDVSIPRNSFVVITGVSGSGKSSLAFDTLFAEGQRMYVESLSSYARQFLGRMEKPEVEYIRGICPAIAVEQKVSTKNPRSTVGTTTEIYDYLKLLYARIGKTYSPVSGKEVSKSNVTDIVNYIHDFDEGTRFIVSCPLALQEGRTLDVVLKLLLQQGFTRVIAKGETLFIEELLENIEKGEKFALEDLEMLIDRNAVKKGDEENQFRIADSVQTALFEGRGECRIQIVQKGKEPISHLFSDKFEADGILFEEPSVNLFSFNNPYGACKRCEGFGKVLGIDADLVIPDKSLSVLDDAIAPWRTETMKKWIKPLLDASHETGFPIFRSYQDLSEEEKNILWNGLGKFKGINAFFKHLESKTHKIQYRVMLSRYRGRTVCPECHGSRLRKDAAYVKINDKSIIDVVLMPIAEASEYFNQITLNKHDHEIADRLLAEIKNRLQYMNKVGLGYLTLNRLTSTLSGGEYQRIKLATSLGSALVGSMYILDEPSIGLHPRDTQNLIAVLLELKRLGNTVIVVEHEEEVMKAADEIIDIGPDAGSYGGELRFQGTLQDAIDHPEISHTTRYLSGKSSIPTPEVRRKWTEYIEVIGARENNLKNLNVKFPLGIVSCVTGVSGSGKSTLIKRCLTPAITRALGHHTDEKPKIDRIDGAIKAITKVEFVDQNPIGKSSRSNPVTYVKAYDAVRELFSKNELSVHRGYKPAFFSFNVDGGRCEACQGEGTSKIEMQFMADIFLPCESCKGKRFKNEILEVKYKEKSIADILDLSVDEAVSFFADQKKIIQRLQPLLDVGLGYVRLGQSSNTLSGGEAQRVKLASFLAKGTLKESERVLFIFDEPTTGLHFHDIDKLMKAINALVEKGHSAVIIEHNVEVIKTADWVIDIGPEGGKDGGTIVFEGTPEELIKNGKGYTAHYLKAAMTL, from the coding sequence GTATCCATACCAAGAAATAGTTTTGTTGTTATAACAGGTGTTTCAGGTTCTGGTAAATCCTCTTTAGCCTTTGATACTTTATTTGCCGAAGGGCAACGAATGTATGTTGAAAGTTTGAGTTCATATGCACGTCAATTTCTTGGTCGAATGGAAAAACCAGAGGTGGAATATATTAGAGGTATTTGCCCTGCCATTGCTGTAGAACAGAAAGTTTCAACAAAAAACCCAAGATCAACAGTAGGAACAACTACAGAGATTTATGATTATCTAAAACTTCTCTATGCTAGAATTGGCAAAACATATTCTCCTGTATCTGGTAAAGAAGTTAGTAAATCTAATGTAACGGATATTGTAAATTATATTCATGATTTTGATGAAGGAACTCGCTTTATTGTTTCTTGCCCTCTTGCATTACAAGAAGGACGAACTTTAGATGTAGTTCTGAAATTACTTTTACAACAAGGGTTTACCCGAGTAATAGCAAAAGGTGAAACTTTATTTATTGAAGAGCTTCTTGAAAATATTGAAAAAGGTGAAAAATTTGCCTTAGAAGATCTTGAGATGCTAATAGATCGAAATGCTGTTAAAAAAGGTGATGAAGAAAATCAATTTAGAATAGCAGATTCTGTTCAAACTGCATTATTTGAAGGCCGTGGAGAATGTCGTATTCAAATAGTTCAAAAAGGGAAAGAGCCTATCTCTCATTTATTTTCTGATAAATTTGAGGCTGACGGTATTCTATTTGAAGAGCCAAGTGTCAATTTATTTAGCTTTAACAATCCTTATGGCGCTTGTAAACGTTGCGAAGGATTTGGTAAAGTTTTAGGAATAGACGCTGATCTAGTCATTCCAGATAAGTCACTTTCTGTTTTAGATGATGCTATTGCTCCATGGAGAACAGAAACTATGAAAAAATGGATAAAACCACTTTTAGATGCATCGCATGAAACTGGTTTCCCAATTTTCAGATCATATCAAGATCTATCAGAAGAAGAAAAAAATATATTATGGAATGGTTTAGGGAAATTTAAAGGAATTAATGCCTTCTTTAAACACCTAGAATCAAAAACCCATAAAATTCAATATAGAGTAATGCTTTCTCGTTACAGAGGAAGAACTGTTTGTCCTGAATGTCATGGTTCTAGGCTAAGAAAAGATGCAGCTTATGTAAAAATCAACGATAAGTCTATTATTGATGTTGTGTTAATGCCTATTGCAGAAGCTAGTGAATATTTTAATCAAATTACACTTAATAAGCACGATCATGAAATTGCAGATAGATTATTAGCTGAAATCAAAAACCGACTTCAATATATGAATAAAGTCGGTTTAGGATACCTGACATTAAATAGATTAACAAGTACCTTATCAGGAGGAGAATATCAACGTATTAAGTTGGCAACATCACTTGGTAGTGCACTTGTTGGTTCTATGTATATCTTAGATGAACCAAGTATCGGATTACATCCTAGAGATACTCAAAATCTAATTGCTGTATTATTAGAACTAAAAAGGTTAGGCAATACTGTAATTGTAGTAGAGCATGAAGAAGAAGTAATGAAAGCTGCCGATGAAATTATCGACATTGGACCCGATGCTGGTAGTTATGGCGGTGAACTTCGTTTTCAAGGTACATTACAAGATGCTATAGATCACCCTGAAATATCACATACAACTAGATATTTAAGTGGTAAATCAAGTATTCCTACTCCAGAAGTCCGCAGAAAATGGACTGAATATATTGAAGTAATTGGAGCAAGGGAAAACAATCTTAAAAACCTGAATGTGAAATTTCCTTTAGGTATTGTTTCTTGTGTAACGGGTGTTTCAGGTTCTGGAAAATCTACACTAATCAAACGTTGTCTAACTCCTGCTATTACAAGAGCTTTAGGACATCATACAGATGAAAAGCCTAAAATTGACCGTATCGATGGTGCTATAAAAGCAATCACAAAAGTAGAATTTGTAGATCAAAACCCAATCGGTAAATCATCTAGATCAAACCCTGTTACTTATGTTAAAGCATATGATGCTGTAAGAGAATTATTCTCTAAAAACGAACTTTCAGTTCATAGAGGGTACAAACCTGCATTCTTTTCTTTTAATGTTGATGGAGGTCGTTGTGAAGCCTGTCAAGGTGAAGGAACTTCTAAAATAGAGATGCAATTCATGGCAGATATTTTTCTTCCATGTGAAAGTTGCAAAGGAAAGCGCTTTAAAAATGAAATTCTTGAGGTTAAATATAAAGAGAAAAGTATTGCAGATATTCTAGACTTAAGTGTAGATGAAGCCGTGAGTTTCTTTGCAGATCAAAAGAAAATTATTCAACGCTTACAACCGCTTCTTGATGTAGGTTTAGGTTATGTTCGCCTAGGGCAATCATCTAATACATTGAGCGGAGGTGAGGCACAAAGGGTTAAGCTTGCATCCTTCCTAGCCAAAGGTACTCTAAAAGAATCTGAGCGTGTATTATTTATCTTTGATGAACCTACAACTGGACTTCATTTTCATGATATTGACAAATTAATGAAAGCAATTAATGCTTTAGTTGAAAAAGGTCATTCAGCAGTAATCATCGAGCATAACGTAGAAGTTATAAAAACGGCAGATTGGGTAATTGATATTGGACCTGAAGGAGGTAAAGATGGCGGTACAATTGTTTTTGAAGGTACTCCAGAAGAATTAATTAAAAATGGAAAAGGATATACAGCACATTATTTAAAAGCTGCAATGACTTTATAA
- a CDS encoding segregation and condensation protein A — protein sequence MSFEINLPIFEGPFDLLLFFIQRDELDIHDIPIYKITNDFMEYMSDMERLNIELASDFIVVASTLMRIKAKMLLPRVEKDEEGNDIDPRDELVKHLLEYMKYKSVLNTLEEWEADMLDREKRGNLSTEIATIEENIGVETELQNIDLFKLLKFYQSAMKKVDDRNNAPRHQVIPYPYSQEDRQDHIIETLKSKEEFSFMELIMTDFNNVSVVFNFLAVLELLSQNRITIVVHEGFNNFDIKRISE from the coding sequence ATGAGTTTCGAGATCAATCTACCTATTTTTGAAGGTCCTTTTGACCTTCTTTTATTTTTTATCCAAAGAGATGAATTGGACATACATGATATTCCTATTTATAAAATCACAAACGATTTTATGGAGTATATGTCTGATATGGAAAGATTGAATATTGAACTTGCTAGTGATTTTATTGTTGTTGCATCTACATTAATGAGGATTAAAGCTAAAATGCTTCTGCCCCGTGTTGAAAAAGATGAAGAAGGTAATGATATTGATCCTCGTGATGAACTTGTTAAACACCTCTTAGAATACATGAAATATAAATCTGTTTTAAATACTCTAGAAGAGTGGGAAGCAGATATGTTAGACCGAGAGAAAAGAGGAAACTTATCAACAGAAATTGCTACTATTGAAGAAAATATTGGTGTAGAAACTGAGCTTCAAAATATTGACTTATTTAAGCTCTTAAAGTTTTATCAATCTGCCATGAAAAAGGTTGACGATAGAAATAATGCTCCAAGACATCAAGTAATTCCTTATCCATATTCTCAAGAAGATAGACAAGATCATATTATTGAAACTTTAAAATCTAAAGAAGAATTTAGTTTTATGGAATTAATTATGACCGATTTTAATAACGTTTCTGTTGTTTTTAACTTTCTAGCAGTACTCGAACTTTTATCACAAAATAGAATTACAATAGTAGTTCATGAAGGTTTTAATAATTTTGATATTAAAAGAATTTCAGAATAA